A region from the Plasmodium chabaudi chabaudi strain AS genome assembly, chromosome: 2 genome encodes:
- a CDS encoding proteasome subunit beta type-3, putative: MGSIFNYNGGCVLGMSGSQCVAIACDLRLGSNSFTTVSTNFTKIFKINDHIYVGLSGLATDIQSLYELLRYRVNLYQIRQETEMNIDCFSNMLSNILYSNRFSPYFVNPIVVGFKVTTQVDENGNKTNVYEPYLNAYDLIGAKCETNDFVVNGVSNEQLYGMCESMYIKDQDENGLFETVSQCLLSALDRDCLSGWGAEVYVLTPDKIIKKKLKARMD; the protein is encoded by the exons atG GGatctatatttaattataatggTGGTTGCGTTTTAGGAATGAGCGGGTCGCAATGTGTCGCAATAGCATGTGACCTTCGTCTTGGATCAAATAGTTTTACAACCGTTAGTAcgaattttacaaaaatctTTAAAATCAAtgatcatatatatgtaggGTTATCAGGTTTAGCGACAGATATACAATCATTATATGAATTGTTGAGATATAGAgttaatttatatcaaaTCAGGCAAGAAACAGAAATGAATATAGATTGCTTTTCTAATATGttatcaaatattttatattcaaatagATTTTCAccatattttgtaaatccAATTGTGGTTGGATTTAAAGTAACTACACAAGTAGATGAAAACGGaaacaaaacaaatgtATACGAACCATATTTAAATGCATACGATTTAATTGGTGCTAAATGTGAAACCAACGATTTTGTTGTTAACGGAGTATCAAACGAGCAACTATACGGAATGTGCGAATCGATGTACATAAAGGACCAG GATGAGAACGGGCTGTTTGAGACCGTTTCCCAATGCCTACTAAGCGCACTAGATCGTGATTGCTTATCTGGATGGGGTGCCGAAGTTTACGTACT AACACcggataaaataataaaaaagaaacttAAAGCAAGAATGGAttaa
- a CDS encoding double-strand break repair protein MRE11, putative, with protein MGHQQRDGLNNYLSGWGEGRNNENEKNQNEMQNEAWKGYHHLSSMGESRTANTMSDHPMNDNITRYAENNFNESEQTTRVSIKDLYNNFNKTRNLLIENEEAPKQYKHNITTNMPNDEWFFKDIHFDYTSNKTQTNISSEQLFEKNNQKYSYPISNQENKINQFDNKTKKANKASNTKSAKTNKKTTIMDYFQPNNRHKNNGEGKDKLKNETVQNMNHLNTQFQPCREIKRNGLDIHDEEVNLYNTSENRGIENGYTHNEFMFCAKNGGKNGENFDGREENLFDKDQENVNKKKYNIIDEKNENIECNNNSLKNMSIENIKQILSSNDPNTLKILLCTDNHLGYKENNPIQKKDSFNTFEEILFIAKKLNVDMILNSGDLFHKNKVSEYTLFKTMSIIRKYCHVNNKKDGGKDENNLSDKYNSFNMNPLSLHQEETGTSFYADTQVGTTNYSTPLNEVTNYRYDFYEGEEKISNEFFETGAKQRGKGGGKETKRREIYYSSSDESYDEIRKNVQDNMINKTDKEEYNTEMKILPVKEKFEKSIPFYTIHGNHDYPYSYDYICPLDILNISNLINYIGKNNMERLVIKPILLNKKGTHISIYAIGWIKDERLYHYFESKSIKFIIPEDYKNRINILVLHQNRYMRNTNSNNSKNFIKESFIPSFIDLVIWGHEHNSKPQLEESVFQTFYNLQLGSSVRTSLCVNEYGDKYIGLLEIKNERFRFLKINLETVRPFELKEIKLSNYDLDFNDEYVLKQFLHDQTNLILDKIRKQLLNQIKNYYILKKIFLPSLFEKEKCDKMNCGITDVEEENIIFSITDECVNDFFCKLQNDDFYTSSFIHLAFSSDKDDTFNLIKIKKNVYNKPLIKIKIEYNEINIINTQLFGSEFIDKITNASEFLSFYKRKPKLKDLQGENIDSNDKKTDVEDKEFSNMEYINEYNKVFDILFDYCNIKNDLLILNQKIIMDTIQNVIINTNPSFGSDGSTNSNYSSLEHMAEKTSEEKIKKLMNELKDVPVEHITPDYIETVGKSINSTVSET; from the coding sequence ATGGGGCATCAGCAAAGGGATGGGCTGAATAATTACTTATCAGGCTGGGGGGAAGGAagaaataatgaaaatgaaaaaaatcagAATGAAATGCAAAACGAGGCGTGGAAAGGTTATCATCACCTATCAAGCATGGGAGAAAGTCGAACTGCAAACACGATGAGTGATCACCCAATGAATGATAACATAACTAGGTATGCTGAAAATAACTTTAACGAGAGTGAACAAACAACAAGAGTATCGATAAAAGATctatataacaattttaataaaacacGAAATTTACTaatagaaaatgaagaagcaccaaaacaatataaacataatataaCTACAAATATGCCTAACGATGAATGGTTTTTTAAAGACATACATTTCGATTATACATCAAATAAAACACAAACTAATATAAGCTCTGAacaattatttgaaaaaaataatcagaAATATAGTTATCCTATTTCAAAtcaagaaaataaaataaatcaatttgataataaaacgAAAAAGGCAAATAAAGCTAGTAATACTAAATCTGCTaagacaaataaaaaaacaaccaTAATGGATTATTTCCAACCAAATAATCGacacaaaaataatggagaaggaaaagataaattgaaaaatgaaacggtacaaaatatgaatcACCTTAACACACAATTTCAACCTTGTAGAGAGATAAAGAGAAATGGCTTAGATATACACGATGAGGAAGtgaatttatataacaCGAGCGAAAATAGAGGTATAGAAAATGGTTATACCCATAATGAATTCATGTTTTGTGCAAAGAACGGGGGGAAAAACGGTGAAAATTTTGACGGTAGAGAGGAGAACCTATTTGATAAAGATCaagaaaatgtaaataaaaaaaaatataacatcaTAGAcgagaaaaatgaaaatatagagtgcaataataatagtcttaaaaatatgagtatcgaaaatataaaacaaatattaagTTCAAACGACCCAaatacattaaaaatattattatgcacCGATAACCATTTAggatataaagaaaataatccaatacaaaaaaaagattcTTTTAACACATTtgaagaaatattatttattgcaaaaaaattaaatgttGATATGATTTTAAATAGTGGTGATTTATTTCACAAAAATAAGGTCTCCGAATATACACTCTTTAAGACTATGTCAATTATAAGAAAGTATTGTcatgttaataataaaaaggatgGAGGGAAGGATGAAAATAATCTAAGCGATAAATATAACAGCTTTAATATGAATCCACTTTCTTTACATCAAGAAGAAACTGGTACGTCTTTCTATGCAGACACACAAGTAGGCACAACTAATTATAGTACCCCCCTTAATGAAGTAACAAATTATCGATACGATTTTTATGAAGgggaagaaaaaatttcaaatgaattttttgaaacTGGAGCAAAGCAAAGGGGAAAAGGAGGTGGGAAAGAAACAAAACGaagagaaatatattattcaagTTCCGATGAAAGCTATGATGAAATTCGAAAGAATGTACAAgataatatgataaataaaacagataaagaagaatataatacagaaatgaaaatattaccagtgaaagaaaaatttgaaaaatcaaTTCCATTTTATACAATACATGGAAATCATGATTATCCATATAGTtatgattatatatgtCCATTAGATAtcttaaatatttcaaatttaataaattatattggtaaaaataatatggaaAGGTTAGTAATAAAaccaatattattaaataaaaaaggaactCATATATCTATTTATGCCATTGGATGGATTAAAGATGAAAGACTATATCATTACTTTGAAAGtaaaagtataaaatttataataccagaggattataaaaatcgaataaatatattagtatTACATCAAAATAGATATATGAGAAATACAAACtctaataattcaaaaaattttataaaagaatcTTTTATTCCTAGTTTTATAGATTTAGTAATATGGGGTCATGAACATAATTCAAAACCACAATTAGAAGAAAGTGTATTTCaaactttttataatttacaaTTAGGTTCTTCTGTTCGAACTTCTTTATGTGTAAATGAATATggtgataaatatattggtttattagaaattaaaaacgaACGATTTcgatttttaaaaataaatttagaaaCAGTTAGACCATttgaattaaaagaaatcaaattatcaaattatgATCTCGATTTTAATGATGAATATGTTCTTAAACAATTTCTACATGATCAAACAAATTTGATATTAGACAAAATTAGAAAACAACTTTTaaatcaaattaaaaattattatattttaaaaaaaatatttttaccttctttatttgaaaaagaaaaatgtgATAAAATGAATTGTGGAATTACAGATGTAGaggaagaaaatattatatttagtaTCACTGATGAATGTgtaaatgattttttttgtaaattacAGAATGATGATTTTTATACTAGTagttttattcatttagCTTTTTCTTCAGATAAAGATGATACAtttaatttgataaaaataaaaaagaatgtttataataaaccacttataaaaataaaaatagaatataatgaaataaatataataaatacgCAATTATTTGGTTCTGAATttattgataaaattacaaatgcatctgaatttttatcattttataaaagaaaaccAAAACTAAAAGATTTACAAGGAGAAAATATAGATtctaatgataaaaaaacagaTGTAGAAGATAAagaattttcaaatatggaatatattaatgaatataataaagtttttgatatattatttgattattgtaatattaaaaatgatttattaattttaaatcaaaaaataataatggatACTATACAAAATGTAATCATAAATACAAATCCATCTTTTGGATCTGATGGTAGTACGAATTCAAATTATAGTTCTTTAGAACATATGGCAGAAAAAACAtctgaagaaaaaattaaaaagttaatGAATGAGTTGAAGGATGTTCCTGTTGAACATATCACCCCTGATTATATTGAAACGGTTGGAAAATCGATAAATTCAACTGTATCAGAAAcgtga
- a CDS encoding dolichyl-diphosphooligosaccharide--protein glycosyltransferase subunit OST3/OST6, putative yields MKMTYLRLYFFFLYFMISVFFKGVTYCLNDVSKFEKLKKLINKKIKFHINEEYEKDKTQNGMTFHYIHELSLNDYVDYVLNKEEEYDCVLFIIDVETKNNLSMFDRKTYVLLDLFNSVAKKIILENIFLYNENNCKKENKNIYIKNKLLKPIFFFYVNFNKPNLNPLKYIHMMQNYPEFIYLNENTFYNYKHHSPIRNMYMLENFIKKEERKGRWKKRNETDEDEIQTELNIESITDYFLKFIYTHNINKYNSNLDVSEDGIFSNMNMYLSFIVGLIFILLYLFILVINKYNIIIFICSYILYFICLSGLFHCLIYQSEFYNTDINLDSILNRYIYRSTNSQYIYEGLFVSFLIFIISFSLFILNEHLNNKYIYKPINLFFLFFIICISINIIHKINTYKVYFSTYVFFPPLKFFKK; encoded by the coding sequence ATGAAGATGACATACTTAagattgtattttttttttttgtattttatgaTTAGTGTATTTTTCAAGGGGGTAACATATTGTTTAAATGATGTTAGTAAGTTTGAAAAGTTAAAGAAgctaattaataaaaaaataaaatttcatataaatgaagaatatgaaaaagataaaaccCAAAATGGAATGACATTCCATTATATACATGAATTAAGTTTAAATGATTATGTAGattatgttttaaataaagagGAAGAATATGATtgtgtattatttataattgatgttgaaacaaaaaataatctttCTATGTTTGATAGAAAAACATATGTACTATTAGACCTATTTAACAGtgttgcaaaaaaaattattttagaaaacatttttttatacaatgaaaataattgtaaaaaagaaaataaaaatatatatataaaaaataagttgTTGAAacctatattttttttttatgtaaattttaataaaccCAATTTAAAtccattaaaatatatacatatgatGCAAAACTATCCTGAATTTATCTACTTGAatgaaaatacattttacAACTACAAACATCATTCTCCTATTcgtaatatgtatatgttggaaaattttataaaaaaggaagagAGAAAAGGACGttggaaaaaaagaaatgaaacCGATGAGGATGAAATACAAACAGAATTAAACATAGAAAGTATTAcagattattttttaaaatttatatacacacaCAATATTAATAAGTATAACTCTAATTTGGATGTAAGTGAAGATGGCATATTTTCCAACATGAACATgtatttatcttttattgtaggtcttatatttattttattatatttattcattttagtaataaataaatataatataataatatttatttgttcataCATTTTATACTTTATATGCTTAAGCGGATTATTCCATTGTTTAATTTATCAATCCGAATTTTATAACACAGACATAAATTTAGACTCTATATtaaatagatatatatatagatcaACGAATtctcaatatatatatgaaggtttatttgtttcttttcttatatttataataagtttttcattatttattttgaatgaacatttgaataataaatatatctataaaCCAAttaatcttttttttttattttttattatttgtatatctattaatataatacataaaattaatacttACAaggtatatttttctacTTATGTCTTTTTCCCTCCccttaaattttttaaaaaataa